Proteins encoded in a region of the Pseudomonas sp. GOM7 genome:
- a CDS encoding PIN-like domain-containing protein, which translates to MKDFFPGHFPKDETEHENLWGKCIFVFDANILLNMYRYSDDTRASFLQVLEKLGDRAWIPYRVADEYLTNRLKVIHEQLDEYSAAINESQNLRKKLQNVRQHPFVSKGIMDKAEDIFDSLEAELNRNQSVHGRRMHEDEIKTRLAEIFKGKVGRKLSNDELEKIISEGERRYAEKVPPGYSDAKKASSDEFLSARCRPYGDLIVWKQIIEKSCDEKSSVIFITDDGKEDWWLRFKGKTIGPRPELIEEFMGATGMEFHMYHPDRFLSLASEYLKKEAPISEAVLDEVRSVSAKEERQAKAIEGSSAISAELIERYEENSKLNEGLSLELAQIYNRLHEIKGHINYFDKLRSDVRRDIYFSSRGHDEGSLGESAESEALRGRYEEYSRVMHGYQSEYERLNMRVEELRRKITAAESMAFNYKRKYLDVNGVSVEDL; encoded by the coding sequence ATGAAGGATTTTTTCCCAGGACATTTTCCAAAAGACGAAACTGAGCACGAAAATTTATGGGGTAAGTGTATTTTTGTATTTGATGCAAATATTTTGCTCAATATGTATAGATACTCTGATGATACTCGTGCAAGTTTTTTACAGGTTCTGGAAAAGCTGGGAGATAGAGCCTGGATACCTTATCGTGTTGCTGATGAATATTTGACTAATAGATTGAAAGTCATACATGAGCAGCTGGACGAATATTCAGCGGCAATTAATGAGTCGCAAAATCTAAGGAAAAAGCTCCAGAATGTCAGGCAGCATCCATTTGTTTCTAAAGGAATAATGGACAAGGCTGAAGATATTTTTGACTCATTGGAAGCTGAACTCAATAGGAATCAGTCTGTCCACGGGCGGCGAATGCATGAGGATGAAATAAAGACCCGCTTGGCAGAAATATTTAAAGGAAAGGTCGGTCGAAAGCTATCGAACGATGAGCTGGAAAAAATAATATCAGAGGGGGAGCGGCGTTATGCAGAGAAAGTTCCTCCCGGATACTCTGATGCAAAGAAAGCTTCGAGTGATGAGTTCCTCAGCGCGAGATGTCGTCCTTATGGCGACTTGATAGTATGGAAGCAGATTATAGAAAAGTCATGTGATGAGAAGAGCTCTGTTATTTTCATTACTGACGATGGCAAGGAGGACTGGTGGCTGCGATTTAAAGGAAAGACCATAGGCCCTAGACCGGAACTCATTGAAGAGTTTATGGGGGCTACAGGGATGGAGTTTCACATGTACCACCCTGATCGCTTTCTATCGCTGGCTAGCGAATATCTTAAGAAAGAAGCGCCAATTTCAGAAGCAGTGTTAGATGAGGTTAGAAGCGTTAGCGCCAAAGAAGAGCGTCAGGCGAAGGCAATAGAAGGTTCAAGTGCAATCTCGGCAGAGTTGATAGAGCGTTATGAAGAAAACTCTAAGCTGAATGAGGGGTTGTCTTTGGAGCTAGCTCAAATATATAACAGGTTGCATGAGATTAAAGGGCATATTAATTATTTTGATAAGCTTAGAAGTGATGTTAGAAGAGATATATATTTTTCTTCTCGAGGGCATGATGAAGGGTCTTTAGGGGAGTCGGCAGAGAGTGAGGCGCTCAGGGGGAGGTATGAGGAATATAGTAGGGTTATGCATGGTTATCAAAGTGAGTATGAGCGCCTGAATATGCGAGTGGAGGAGCTTCGTCGTAAGATAACGGCTGCCGAAAGTATGGCATTTAACTATAAAAGAAAGTATCTGGATGTTAATGGTGTGTCGGTAGAGGATCTTTAA
- a CDS encoding DNA-binding protein, producing MIEERLRTLVRYIGATKLAEATTIKERQRWQTVATNRKVKTRIEDLEELLKVFPQYELWLWRGEVDPAKGQVSPGYEEADSNLPDQSAG from the coding sequence ATGATCGAGGAAAGGCTTAGAACCCTTGTGAGATACATAGGGGCCACCAAGCTGGCTGAGGCCACTACGATCAAGGAGCGCCAACGGTGGCAGACCGTGGCGACCAATCGGAAGGTGAAGACCCGGATCGAGGATCTAGAGGAGCTGCTGAAGGTATTCCCTCAGTACGAGCTGTGGCTGTGGAGGGGAGAGGTAGACCCTGCAAAAGGCCAGGTATCGCCTGGATACGAAGAGGCCGATTCAAACTTGCCCGATCAAAGCGCGGGATAG
- a CDS encoding DNA-binding protein, with amino-acid sequence MELEELEPSKLIGPQQDVETVESWADRNGLTYGVARAWAMKGVLPTVKLGKRRMVNSALLRSWLLEQEWTA; translated from the coding sequence ATGGAACTGGAAGAGCTGGAACCTTCAAAGCTGATAGGCCCGCAACAGGACGTGGAAACCGTCGAGTCCTGGGCTGATCGCAACGGCCTGACCTACGGCGTGGCACGCGCCTGGGCAATGAAAGGCGTTCTCCCCACCGTAAAGCTAGGCAAGCGCCGCATGGTCAATAGCGCCCTGCTCCGCTCCTGGCTGCTGGAACAGGAGTGGACGGCATGA
- the pflM gene encoding lysogeny maintenance protein PflM, which translates to MTNPSQYLLSHPKDCGCQGCFARNPQGKTFAFRRHPHAESCDCSVCHVKRNWVSPRKSFPLDTSQSTPCTECRPAQWSQVNGRTHVTPAYTCAKHTPPSRPPKFWSVVSDTGKPTPFVPLREPFELVG; encoded by the coding sequence ATGACCAACCCGAGCCAGTACCTGCTATCGCACCCAAAGGACTGCGGCTGCCAGGGCTGCTTTGCCCGCAATCCGCAAGGCAAGACGTTCGCCTTTCGCCGTCACCCGCACGCCGAGAGCTGCGACTGCTCTGTTTGCCACGTCAAACGAAATTGGGTGAGTCCCCGGAAGTCGTTTCCCTTGGATACCTCCCAATCCACACCCTGCACCGAGTGCCGCCCCGCGCAATGGTCACAGGTAAATGGTCGAACCCACGTTACGCCGGCCTATACCTGCGCGAAACACACGCCACCGAGCCGACCGCCGAAGTTCTGGAGCGTTGTCAGCGACACCGGCAAACCCACCCCTTTCGTGCCCCTGCGCGAACCGTTCGAGCTGGTGGGGTGA
- a CDS encoding major capsid protein — translation MQQLKVLRRSLGASAAVGLLAMQQAHAELPTGVTDALDSAKTDGVQVAGIVLGVIIAIAAFKFIRRAL, via the coding sequence ATGCAACAACTGAAAGTCCTGCGCCGTTCCCTCGGTGCCTCCGCCGCTGTCGGCCTGCTGGCCATGCAGCAAGCCCACGCCGAACTGCCGACTGGCGTAACCGACGCCCTGGATAGCGCCAAGACCGATGGCGTTCAGGTCGCGGGCATCGTTCTGGGCGTGATCATCGCCATCGCTGCCTTCAAGTTCATCCGCCGCGCGCTGTAA
- a CDS encoding virulence factor TspB C-terminal domain-related protein yields MRRTRFVIALLLPLLGSFLSGLAKAEDYYWTVSQQGQIFTSSSPRSACDQYMSWLDGYSPKYSHSVTDIISISSVRFRCVYESRGKAGTDVAGLVFSDPVHVDRHGTSCPPDTEYNSQTGECDPLPPECPVGDMFPAKGSDSPVVNSGGRNYVVDGGPPSVCYNQCTYNGGDYTPATSCYFVSGSTTTGFCNYVLKSTGGSCGADSYELSRSGDPLNSPDTPDVPPSDPDDPGCGDVPGYVWSGTTCVKDPGDSDDPGDGSEGDGSGDGNGNGDGDGNSDGGGSDNGDGSGSGDGNGDGDGSDGDGNGSGEGNGDGDGEGEGQCDPATDPNKCAQPSVGGESCDAELKCEGDVIQCAILRKNKEQLCQWTYDANVKKQIADEMAGEEYQLKEESIPVAGLFSEAINKGRWLPQSCPSPESFTVMGRSYSFSWEPACRFAQAIGPLIVALASIFFAVSIGRGIKGS; encoded by the coding sequence ATGCGCCGGACACGCTTTGTTATCGCGCTACTGCTGCCGCTATTGGGGTCTTTTCTTTCGGGGCTGGCTAAGGCTGAGGATTATTATTGGACTGTTTCCCAGCAGGGCCAAATTTTCACCTCATCTTCTCCCCGCTCTGCATGTGATCAATATATGTCGTGGCTGGATGGTTATTCTCCTAAGTATAGCCATTCAGTTACTGATATTATTTCTATTTCTTCCGTCAGGTTTCGTTGTGTTTATGAGTCTCGCGGCAAGGCAGGCACAGACGTTGCCGGCCTTGTTTTTTCTGATCCTGTCCATGTTGATCGTCATGGAACTTCTTGTCCGCCTGATACTGAATATAATTCTCAAACCGGTGAGTGTGATCCTCTCCCCCCTGAATGCCCGGTAGGCGATATGTTCCCCGCCAAGGGTTCGGACAGCCCTGTTGTTAACTCCGGCGGTCGTAATTATGTCGTTGACGGTGGCCCGCCATCTGTTTGCTATAACCAGTGCACATACAATGGCGGCGATTACACTCCTGCCACTAGTTGCTATTTTGTTTCTGGCTCTACAACTACCGGCTTTTGCAATTATGTCCTCAAGTCCACGGGTGGTAGCTGCGGCGCTGATAGCTATGAACTCTCTAGGTCTGGCGACCCGCTGAACTCTCCTGACACGCCCGATGTACCTCCGTCTGACCCTGATGACCCTGGTTGCGGTGACGTGCCCGGCTATGTCTGGTCGGGCACAACCTGCGTTAAAGACCCCGGCGACTCTGATGATCCTGGAGATGGTAGCGAGGGTGACGGCTCCGGTGACGGTAATGGCAACGGAGACGGAGACGGCAACTCAGATGGCGGCGGCTCTGATAATGGCGATGGCAGCGGCAGCGGCGACGGTAATGGAGATGGCGATGGCTCCGACGGAGACGGTAACGGCAGCGGTGAAGGCAATGGCGATGGCGATGGCGAAGGTGAAGGCCAATGCGACCCAGCCACTGACCCGAACAAATGCGCTCAGCCGAGTGTTGGCGGTGAGTCCTGCGATGCAGAGTTGAAATGCGAGGGCGATGTCATCCAGTGCGCCATCTTGCGCAAGAACAAAGAGCAGCTCTGCCAATGGACGTATGACGCCAACGTCAAAAAGCAGATAGCCGATGAAATGGCCGGTGAGGAATACCAGCTCAAAGAAGAGTCCATCCCCGTCGCCGGCTTGTTCAGCGAAGCCATCAACAAGGGCCGCTGGCTCCCTCAGTCCTGCCCATCACCTGAGAGCTTTACCGTCATGGGTCGCAGCTACTCGTTTAGCTGGGAACCCGCCTGCCGTTTCGCCCAAGCCATCGGGCCGCTGATCGTGGCTCTGGCTTCCATCTTCTTTGCAGTCTCCATCGGACGCGGAATCAAGGGGTCTTGA
- a CDS encoding DUF2523 domain-containing protein: MPLLPLLATFLGSIVSGLVFRALASLGFAYVAYVGIGQLIDTVDGYVKGLFGAIPPSVAAILGMAKVDVAINIIIAAVIARLMLAGMDRISGTITGLALLNKAGG; encoded by the coding sequence ATGCCACTACTACCACTACTCGCCACCTTCCTCGGCTCTATCGTTTCCGGCCTCGTTTTTCGGGCGCTGGCGTCTCTCGGCTTCGCCTACGTCGCCTATGTCGGCATCGGCCAACTGATCGACACCGTAGACGGCTACGTCAAAGGTCTGTTCGGCGCCATACCGCCCTCTGTCGCGGCCATCCTCGGCATGGCCAAGGTAGATGTGGCCATCAACATCATCATCGCTGCCGTGATTGCTCGCCTCATGCTGGCCGGCATGGATCGCATTAGCGGCACCATCACCGGCCTGGCCCTGCTCAACAAGGCAGGCGGCTGA
- a CDS encoding zonular occludens toxin domain-containing protein has product MFVLRTGLQGNGKTLNTIKEVDAKAAKEGRPVYYHNIRGFDPNAEVLEAVWTEFDTPLEWFKLEQNALIVIDEAQSFFRVRPAGSAVPEYASALETMRHRGHELHCITQNPGLIDTHFRKLCNSHIHYVRGHKGKVIKRWEFERVNMDVEKKNDFTDGQATRILLDKKYFGVYQSVAEGSEHHMKFKPPRALFVLIICVLGIGYFGYGVYERRIAPSKPEADAVEQARTTSPTGEPVPQQQAQATAAPLSPQEYVALRVPRLPDVPSSAPIYDEVTRPVTYPKLSCVYSSDPDMITRNHKRLVLGYREGKVYGCRCNTQQGTRAVVSFEACMAYVEEGAFDPAKPDRLANLPPDDQMIQGQQPAPSAYPDLAQQPQQTPITVVPYEKGRFLW; this is encoded by the coding sequence ATGTTCGTTCTGCGCACGGGTCTGCAGGGCAACGGCAAGACCCTCAACACCATCAAGGAAGTAGACGCCAAAGCCGCGAAAGAAGGTCGCCCGGTCTACTACCACAACATCCGTGGCTTCGACCCAAACGCGGAAGTGCTCGAGGCTGTCTGGACGGAGTTCGACACGCCCCTGGAATGGTTCAAGCTCGAACAGAACGCCCTCATCGTCATCGATGAGGCACAGAGCTTCTTCCGTGTTCGTCCGGCAGGATCTGCAGTGCCCGAGTACGCCAGCGCTCTGGAAACCATGCGCCACCGTGGCCACGAGCTGCACTGCATCACGCAGAATCCGGGCCTGATCGATACCCACTTCCGCAAGCTCTGCAACTCCCACATCCACTACGTTCGCGGCCACAAAGGCAAGGTGATCAAGCGCTGGGAATTCGAGCGCGTGAACATGGACGTGGAGAAAAAGAACGACTTCACCGACGGCCAGGCCACGCGAATCCTGCTCGACAAGAAGTACTTCGGCGTCTATCAGTCCGTGGCTGAAGGCTCCGAACATCACATGAAGTTCAAGCCACCCCGCGCCCTCTTCGTGCTGATCATCTGCGTCCTGGGTATTGGCTACTTCGGCTATGGCGTTTATGAGCGGCGAATTGCTCCATCCAAGCCAGAAGCTGACGCCGTCGAACAGGCGCGCACCACGTCACCAACCGGCGAACCTGTTCCGCAACAGCAAGCTCAGGCCACCGCTGCGCCCCTGTCACCTCAAGAGTACGTTGCACTCAGAGTGCCCCGCCTGCCAGACGTGCCCAGCTCGGCGCCGATCTATGACGAAGTCACTCGCCCTGTGACCTACCCCAAGCTCTCCTGCGTGTACTCGTCCGACCCTGACATGATTACCCGCAACCACAAGCGCCTAGTCCTGGGCTATCGAGAGGGCAAGGTCTACGGCTGCCGTTGCAACACGCAGCAAGGCACCCGAGCGGTGGTGTCCTTCGAGGCCTGCATGGCCTACGTCGAGGAAGGGGCCTTCGATCCGGCCAAGCCCGACAGACTGGCCAATCTTCCCCCCGATGACCAGATGATCCAGGGTCAACAACCCGCGCCCAGTGCTTATCCCGATCTTGCGCAGCAGCCCCAGCAGACGCCCATCACCGTCGTGCCCTACGAGAAAGGGCGCTTCCTGTGGTGA
- a CDS encoding phage integrase yields the protein MAIEQLPDGRWKVDVEPIKGRRFRKTFKTKGEAQRFEATCRANCIDSPAWTPKPKDRRRLSELCTRYHELHGHALADGAAILRTLQNLAKDLGDPVAIKLTGNAFCETRSELLKTGIQGKTLNNRLGYLKAMFNELHRLGDIDYPNPLAKVRPLRLQERPISFLSTCQIAELLEALDQRKTSPGLGLIARVCLSTGARWGEAQALTPERVRNGMVTFANTKSKRTRSIPIDSALEKALHVHFKRHGLFTNCMLTFSRVLEKTSIKLPAGQATHVLRHTFASHFVMRGGNILTLQKILGHTSLAMTMRYAHLSPDHLQDALRLNPLTDEGH from the coding sequence ATGGCTATCGAGCAACTGCCAGACGGTCGCTGGAAAGTCGATGTTGAGCCCATCAAGGGCCGGCGCTTCCGCAAGACCTTCAAGACCAAGGGTGAGGCCCAGCGCTTTGAAGCCACCTGCAGAGCCAACTGCATCGACTCGCCGGCCTGGACGCCCAAGCCGAAAGATCGTCGCCGCCTCTCTGAGCTCTGCACCCGCTACCACGAGCTGCACGGCCACGCCCTGGCAGATGGTGCCGCCATACTTCGCACGCTGCAGAACCTGGCCAAGGATCTAGGCGACCCTGTGGCAATCAAGCTCACCGGCAATGCCTTCTGCGAAACACGAAGCGAGCTGCTCAAGACTGGCATCCAGGGCAAGACGCTGAACAACCGGCTTGGCTACCTCAAAGCCATGTTCAACGAGTTGCACCGCCTGGGCGATATCGACTACCCCAACCCGCTGGCCAAGGTTCGCCCGCTACGCCTGCAGGAACGCCCGATTTCCTTCCTGTCGACCTGCCAGATAGCCGAGCTGCTCGAAGCCCTGGACCAACGCAAGACCAGCCCGGGCCTTGGCCTGATCGCTCGTGTTTGTCTGAGTACAGGTGCCCGGTGGGGAGAAGCCCAGGCGCTGACACCTGAGCGAGTGCGAAACGGCATGGTGACCTTTGCCAATACCAAGTCCAAGCGAACCCGGTCGATTCCGATCGATAGCGCACTGGAGAAAGCCTTGCACGTCCACTTCAAGCGGCACGGCCTGTTCACCAACTGCATGCTGACCTTTAGCCGTGTGCTGGAGAAAACCTCGATCAAGCTCCCGGCCGGCCAGGCTACGCACGTACTGCGCCACACCTTCGCCAGTCACTTCGTCATGCGAGGCGGGAACATCCTGACGCTACAGAAGATCCTGGGGCATACGTCGCTGGCAATGACCATGCGCTATGCGCACCTGTCACCCGATCACCTGCAGGACGCACTACGGCTCAACCCACTAACCGACGAGGGGCATTAA
- a CDS encoding type II toxin-antitoxin system Phd/YefM family antitoxin encodes MRTLTASEARTNLYRLIDQSAESHQPILISGKRTNAVLLSAEDWEAIQETLYLLSIPGMRESIKEGMAEPVDECAKELDW; translated from the coding sequence ATGCGCACCCTTACAGCAAGCGAAGCACGCACCAACCTCTATCGACTGATTGATCAGTCCGCCGAATCTCACCAGCCCATTCTGATCTCTGGCAAGCGGACGAATGCTGTCCTGCTCTCGGCTGAGGATTGGGAAGCCATTCAGGAAACCCTGTACCTGCTCTCTATTCCTGGCATGCGCGAATCCATCAAGGAAGGCATGGCTGAACCTGTAGACGAATGCGCTAAGGAACTGGACTGGTGA
- a CDS encoding Txe/YoeB family addiction module toxin: MTWQLVYTKQAQKDAQKLASAGLKDKAKALLEVVRENPFQNPPPYEKLVGDLAGAYSRRINIQHRLVYQVLQDEQTVKVLRLWSHYE; encoded by the coding sequence GTGACTTGGCAGCTCGTTTACACGAAACAGGCACAGAAAGACGCACAGAAGCTCGCTTCGGCGGGCTTGAAAGACAAGGCAAAGGCACTGCTGGAGGTCGTGCGAGAAAACCCGTTCCAGAACCCTCCGCCCTACGAAAAGCTGGTCGGGGATCTGGCCGGCGCTTACTCCAGACGTATCAACATTCAGCATCGCCTGGTCTATCAGGTGCTGCAGGATGAACAGACCGTCAAAGTGCTCCGTCTCTGGTCGCACTACGAGTAA
- a CDS encoding crotonase/enoyl-CoA hydratase family protein, giving the protein MSDLISYQLEDGIATLTLSNGKVNAISPDMIAAFNAALDRAEQDRAVVIITGQPGILSGGYDLKVMTSGPQNAIELVAAGSTLARRMLAHPYPIIVACPGHAVAKGAFILLSADYRIGVEGPFNIGLNEVQIGMTMHHVGIELARDRLRKSAFHRSVINGEMFDPQGALEAGFLDKVVPVEALQATALAAAQQLKKINMTAHRNTKLKVRKALLETLDAAIALDRQHLN; this is encoded by the coding sequence ATGAGCGACCTGATCAGCTACCAACTCGAAGACGGCATTGCCACCCTCACCCTGAGCAACGGCAAGGTGAACGCCATTTCCCCGGATATGATCGCCGCCTTCAATGCTGCGCTGGATCGCGCCGAGCAGGATCGCGCCGTCGTCATCATCACCGGCCAGCCGGGCATTCTCTCCGGTGGCTATGACCTCAAGGTGATGACCTCCGGCCCGCAGAACGCCATCGAGCTGGTCGCGGCCGGTTCCACCCTGGCGCGGCGCATGCTCGCGCACCCCTACCCGATCATCGTCGCCTGCCCCGGCCATGCCGTGGCCAAGGGAGCGTTCATCCTGCTGTCGGCGGACTACCGTATCGGCGTGGAAGGCCCGTTCAATATCGGCCTGAACGAGGTGCAGATCGGCATGACCATGCACCATGTGGGCATCGAGCTGGCGCGCGACCGTCTGCGCAAGTCGGCTTTCCACCGCTCGGTGATCAATGGCGAGATGTTCGACCCGCAAGGGGCGCTGGAGGCCGGTTTCCTCGACAAGGTAGTGCCGGTCGAGGCATTGCAGGCCACGGCCCTGGCCGCCGCGCAGCAGCTCAAGAAGATCAACATGACCGCGCACCGCAACACCAAGCTCAAGGTGCGCAAGGCGCTGCTGGAAACCCTGGACGCCGCCATTGCCCTGGACAGGCAGCACCTCAACTGA
- a CDS encoding amidotransferase, which produces MSLRICILETDLLRPELVEQYHGYGHMFEQLFAKQPLAAEFSIYNVVEGHYPPDSEHFDAYLVTGSKADSFGSDPWIQKLKEYLLDRYQRGHKLLGICFGHQLLALLLGGKAERAEQGWGVGVHNYRIASQPQWMEPALDSLQLLISHQDQVTRLPENATLLATSDFCPNAAYHIGDQVLCFQGHPEFVHDYSRALLDLRQQHLGDKIYQSGIDSLHQEQQGSTVAQWMMRFVAQGREAKA; this is translated from the coding sequence ATGTCACTGCGTATCTGCATTCTGGAAACTGATTTACTGCGTCCCGAACTGGTCGAGCAATACCACGGCTACGGCCACATGTTCGAGCAACTGTTCGCTAAACAGCCGCTGGCCGCGGAGTTCAGTATCTACAACGTGGTGGAGGGGCATTACCCGCCGGACAGCGAACATTTCGACGCCTATCTGGTGACCGGCAGCAAGGCCGACTCTTTCGGCAGCGACCCCTGGATCCAGAAGCTCAAAGAGTACCTGCTCGACCGCTACCAGCGCGGCCACAAGCTGCTGGGCATCTGCTTCGGTCACCAGTTGCTGGCCCTGCTGCTCGGCGGCAAGGCCGAGCGCGCCGAGCAGGGCTGGGGCGTGGGCGTGCACAACTACCGTATCGCCAGCCAGCCGCAGTGGATGGAGCCCGCGCTGGACAGCCTGCAACTCTTGATCAGCCATCAGGATCAGGTCACCCGCCTGCCGGAAAACGCCACCTTGCTCGCCACCAGCGATTTCTGCCCGAACGCCGCCTACCATATCGGCGATCAGGTGCTGTGCTTCCAGGGCCATCCCGAGTTCGTTCACGACTATTCGCGCGCGCTGCTCGATCTGCGTCAGCAGCACCTGGGCGACAAGATCTACCAGAGCGGCATCGACAGCCTGCATCAGGAGCAGCAGGGCAGCACGGTGGCGCAATGGATGATGCGTTTCGTCGCCCAGGGGCGTGAGGCCAAGGCCTGA
- a CDS encoding DUF1289 domain-containing protein — protein MSKSPCIKVCEFKQDICLGCGRSRQEIKAWKRLDKIERLHLLAEAEMRLLSLQARGLRKT, from the coding sequence ATGAGCAAGAGCCCCTGTATCAAGGTCTGTGAGTTCAAACAGGACATCTGCCTGGGCTGTGGCCGTAGCCGCCAGGAAATCAAGGCCTGGAAACGCCTGGACAAGATCGAGCGCCTGCACCTGCTGGCCGAGGCCGAAATGCGCCTGCTGAGCCTGCAGGCCAGAGGGTTGCGCAAGACCTGA
- the scpB gene encoding SMC-Scp complex subunit ScpB: MNLSDPKDLAQLLEAFLLASGKPQSLERLYELFEEGERPEPAQFKAALDVLRQSCEGRAFELREVASGYRLQVRERFAPWVGRLWEERPQRYSRALLETLALIAYRQPITRGEIEDVRGVAVNSNITKTLLEREWIRVVGYRDVPGRPAMFATTKGFLDHFNLKSLDELPPLAALRELEPEPQLALDDEAEVPAGLQARADLALEEGEPEPAEPREETSFRSLLAELDSMEEGLKTDFDDLRLVEDEPPAEQAQADLEGDETLH; this comes from the coding sequence ATGAACCTAAGCGACCCCAAAGACCTGGCCCAACTGCTCGAGGCCTTCCTCCTGGCCTCCGGCAAGCCGCAGTCGCTGGAGCGCCTGTACGAGCTGTTCGAGGAGGGCGAGCGCCCCGAACCCGCGCAGTTCAAGGCGGCGCTCGACGTGCTGCGCCAGTCCTGCGAGGGCCGTGCTTTCGAGCTTAGGGAAGTGGCCTCCGGCTACCGTCTGCAGGTACGCGAGCGCTTCGCTCCCTGGGTCGGGCGCCTGTGGGAAGAGCGCCCGCAGCGCTACTCGCGGGCCTTGCTGGAAACCCTGGCGCTGATCGCCTACCGCCAGCCCATCACCCGTGGCGAGATCGAAGACGTGCGCGGCGTGGCGGTCAACAGCAACATCACCAAGACCCTGCTCGAACGCGAGTGGATCCGCGTGGTGGGCTACCGCGACGTACCGGGGCGCCCGGCCATGTTCGCCACCACCAAGGGCTTTCTCGACCACTTCAACCTCAAGAGCCTGGACGAGCTGCCGCCACTGGCCGCCTTGCGCGAGCTGGAGCCCGAGCCGCAACTGGCCCTGGACGACGAAGCCGAGGTGCCGGCAGGCCTGCAGGCGCGCGCTGACCTGGCCCTGGAGGAGGGCGAGCCCGAGCCCGCCGAACCGCGCGAGGAAACCAGCTTCCGCAGCTTGCTGGCTGAGCTCGACTCGATGGAAGAAGGCCTCAAGACGGACTTCGACGACCTGCGCCTGGTCGAAGACGAGCCGCCAGCCGAGCAAGCACAGGCCGACCTCGAAGGCGACGAAACCTTGCATTGA
- a CDS encoding segregation and condensation protein A: MEVFLEAFEGPLDLLLYLIRKQNIDILDIPVAEITKQYMGYVELMHSVRLELAAEYLVMAAMLAEIKSRMLLPRSAEAEEEEDDPRAELIRRLQEYERFKSAAEDLDELPRVGRDVHIPRLDAPEARARKLLPEVSLEELLLSMAEVLRRADMFESHQVTREALSTRERMSEVLERLKGGGFVPFVELFALEEGRLGVVVTFMAVLELIKESLVELVQNEPFAAIHVRARAE; this comes from the coding sequence CTGGAGGTGTTTCTCGAAGCCTTCGAGGGCCCGCTCGACCTGCTCCTGTACCTGATCCGCAAGCAGAATATCGACATCCTCGACATTCCCGTGGCCGAGATCACCAAGCAGTACATGGGCTATGTCGAGCTGATGCATTCGGTGCGCCTGGAGCTGGCCGCCGAGTATCTGGTGATGGCCGCCATGCTGGCCGAGATCAAGTCGCGCATGCTCCTGCCACGCTCGGCCGAGGCTGAGGAAGAAGAGGACGACCCGCGCGCCGAGCTGATCCGCCGCTTGCAGGAATACGAGCGCTTCAAGTCGGCCGCCGAGGATCTCGACGAGCTGCCGCGCGTTGGCCGCGACGTGCACATACCGCGCCTCGACGCTCCCGAGGCCAGGGCGCGCAAGCTGTTGCCGGAGGTCAGCCTGGAAGAGCTGCTGCTGTCGATGGCCGAAGTGCTGCGCCGCGCCGACATGTTCGAGAGCCATCAGGTCACCCGCGAGGCGCTATCGACCCGCGAACGCATGAGCGAGGTGCTCGAGCGCCTCAAGGGCGGCGGCTTCGTGCCCTTCGTCGAACTCTTCGCCCTCGAGGAAGGGCGCCTTGGCGTGGTGGTGACCTTCATGGCCGTGCTCGAACTGATCAAGGAATCCCTGGTCGAGCTGGTGCAGAATGAGCCCTTCGCCGCAATCCATGTCAGAGCCCGTGCCGAATGA